The following are from one region of the Lytechinus variegatus isolate NC3 chromosome 4, Lvar_3.0, whole genome shotgun sequence genome:
- the LOC121413515 gene encoding frizzled-9-like, whose translation MATWNIILSIFVLWGWCSGSYGLGVHHAKKQGHCERITIDFCQGIGYNMTKMPNLFGHVTQSEAAPSIHEFRPLVVVGCAEHLRLFLCSMYAPMCSEHIDVRIPSCQSMCEDVRRKCEPVMARFSFGWPESMNCDKLPRGKDLCMVAPDTADVGEVIPTYDPIYNNGGGPDDNNQSGPPEDGERGSNETSLAPPTCINPKKFVFVSQTNSCAPRCDVDVYFQRSDKEFTEMWMGVWAILCFVCTSITVLTFLIDRGRFKYPERPIIFLSMCYNIYSITYIVRLIVGPQAVACEKTSSGVPYLIQEGLDSTGCTIVFLFQYYFFMASSIWWVILTLTWFLAAGMKWGYEAIAAYSSYYHVVAWALPALKAVIALFKRRLDADELTGMCYIGNHDPDVLTYYVLVPLFIYFAIGTLFILAGFFYLFRIRKVMKNGGTNIDKLERLMVRIGIFSVLYTVPATAVIACYFYQRSNMDYWRIVAEHAPCQPLPPEQGGGCAPMNYSIPSVPVLSVKLFMLLVVGITSGMWIWSSKTVQSWQKWLGGCALFKPAQKSSFQQQQLKQQQQQQYPNGGTPNKGNRAPTPRGKYPTINGNNRSTGIVYSSVNASSAIV comes from the coding sequence ATGGCAACGTGGAACATCATCCTTTCCATTTTTGTGTTGTGGGGCTGGTGTAGTGGCAGCTATGGACTCGGAGTGCATCACGCGAAGAAACAGGGACATTGTGAGAGGATAACCATTGATTTCTGCCAAGGCATTGGGTATAACATGACCAAGATGCCCAACCTATTTGGACATGTAACGCAGAGTGAAGCAGCGCCGAGCATCCACGAGTTCCGTCCCCTGGTCGTCGTCGGTTGCGCCGAGCATCTTCGTCTCTTTCTCTGCTCGATGTACGCCCCTATGTGCTCTGAGCACATCGATGTCCGGATCCCATCTTGCCAGAGTATGTGTGAAGATGTGAGAAGGAAATGCGAGCCAGTGATGGCCCGTTTTAGTTTCGGCTGGCCCGAGAGTATGAACTGCGACAAGCTTCCTCGAGGGAAAGACCTGTGCATGGTTGCCCCCGACACCGCTGATGTCGGAGAAGTCATTCCGACCTACGATCCCATCTACAACAACGGAGGGGGGCCTGATGATAACAACCAATCTGGTCCGCCTGAAGATGGTGAGAGGGGATCGAATGAGACGTCATTGGCACCGCCGACTTGCATCAATCCTAAGAAATTTGTCTTCGTGTCGCAAACGAACTCCTGTGCGCCGAGGTGCGACGTCGACGTCTATTTCCAACGATCCGACAAGGAATTTACAGAGATGTGGATGGGTGTCTGGGCAATCCTCTGTTTCGTCTGCACCTCCATCACCGTCCTCACTTTTCTGATAGATCGTGGTCGTTTTAAGTACCCAGAAAGACCTATCATCTTCTTATCTATGTGCTACAACATCTATTCCATCACATACATTGTTCGACTTATTGTTGGCCCACAGGCCGTTGCTTGTGAGAAGACGTCAAGCGGCGTTCCATACTTGATCCAAGAGGGTCTTGACAGCACTGGATGTACCATCGTGTTCCTGTTCCAGTACTACTTCTTCATGGCCTCGTCGATTTGGTGGGTGATTCTGACGTTGACGTGGTTCTTGGCAGCTGGGATGAAATGGGGTTATGAAGCCATAGCAGCATACAGTAGCTACTACCACGTTGTTGCTTGGGCATTGCCAGCTTTAAAGGCCGTCATCGCCCTCTTCAAACGTCGCCTCGACGCCGACGAGCTGACTGGAATGTGTTACATTGGAAACCACGACCCCGATGTTCTTACATACTACGTTCTCGTCCCgctttttatttatttcgcAATCGGGACCCTTTTCATTCTTGCTGGATTTTTCTACCTATTTAGGATTCGCAAAGTCATGAAAAATGGCGGCACCAATATTGACAAGCTAGAGAGGTTAATGGTTCGTATTGGGATCTTTTCAGTACTCTACACAGTGCCTGCTACTGCAGTGATTGCTTGTTATTTCTATCAGAGATCGAACATGGATTACTGGAGGATTGTAGCAGAACACGCCCCTTGCCAGCCCCTTCCACCAGAACAAGGAGGGGGTTGTGCCCCCATGAATTATTCCATCCCATCCGTCCCCGTTTTATCAGTGAAACTCTTCATGTTACTTGTGGTGGGCATCACGAGTGGTATGTGGATTTGGAGTTCAAAAACCGTGCAATCGTGGCAGAAATGGCTCGGCGGATGTGCCCTTTTTAAACCAGCACAGAAATCATCATTTCAACAGCAGCAGTTaaagcagcaacagcagcagcagtatcCAAATGGGGGAACGCCGAACAAAGGGAACAGGGCCCCGACGCCCCGGGGGAAGTATCCAACAATAAATGGCAACAACAGAAGCACTGGGATCGTTTACAGTTCTGTGAACGCAAGCAGTGCCATTGTATGA